Below is a window of Stigmatopora nigra isolate UIUO_SnigA chromosome 3, RoL_Snig_1.1, whole genome shotgun sequence DNA.
aataatatgttccggcccacatgaaatcgagttgacgttagcggcccgcgaaccaacccgagtctgacaccctcgcTCTAAATTGTCTCTAGGTTTGGATGCGATTGTGCatggttgcccgtctccttgtgccctgcgattgtctggccaccgattcagggtgtcccctgcctctggaccgaagtcagctgggataggctccagcacccccggcgacctTAAAGAGGATAAAGggtcaaaaaatgacagataggatttatttgtctgtttgttgttatttgtgcactacgtagtgaaagctttaaatgtcattatacttaaatattgacaataaaggcattccattcaattcaagcAATATGGAGCACGAGATCAAGATTCCCTTACCAGTTGcttctcattggttaaattggGATCTTTCGGGTAAAAGTCGCGCAGGGCTCTTGGGCTCAGCTCCTCATCGGATTCGGGCTCGTTGAATTGGGCTTGAGAGGGCGAGCAGGAGAGCAGAAGAAGCAGCAGTGCGCACAAGTGCGCGCCGCTGAGGCGTCCGGATCTCTGCACCGTGCAGCTCCCGGTGCACGACATCGTCTTCGTTTCAAGTAGTGTCTGGGAAGCGCCACACACCTTTTTATTTGACGCGTACGATCAACTCGCTCCACCTCGCcccttgatttttatttatttaatacttttcccccctctccctccagCTCTTTCCAGGTTTTGTCATGCGTAACGGGAGTCTGAGGTGAGTCATCCAGTCAAAGTTGCTGGGCAAATTGAGCTTCGAAAAACCAAGAAGAATAACATGACCAGGGGGTGATAAATGGGCAATGGTCGTGAATTGAAGGCAGATAAAgaaaagtgtttatttgagAGGGGAGGGCACGTttaatcttatctcattttctaaactgcttcatcctcatcagcgttcgcgtggggtgctggagtcaatcccagctgtctccagacCACAGGCATGGGACACTAAGATttggtggccacccaatcacagggcacaaggacggACAACTATGCACAATCACatccataactaggggcaatttggagtgtccaatcagactaccatgcatgtttttgggaggaaaccggagaacccggaggaaacccactcagacccggagagaacatgcaaactccacacaggtggaccgagctggattttaacccaggtccCCGAttcgctaaccactcagtcgccgAGCCAGTATttataagtaaaaatatataaaaatattggctttttgggtcattttaccaCCTTTAAAGTTCAAActgtctctgaattcttttgtcaacattgttactaatcaatgagagtatgaaTGTATAAgagaccaatgaaaaaaaacaattatgattTAAGGAGGGTCGGCCTCGGcgtcagtctcacagttctgggggtgTGTGTTCGAATCTAGATTGGTCCActtgtctggagtttgcatgttctccacgggcctGGTGGGTATTCTGCGGGTACtcccatttcctcccacattccaaaaacatgcatggttggctggttggacactctaaataggTAAAACTGGTTGtgagaaaatgcatgaatgaatgattaaagaGGCGCTAGATTGCCGTCCTGACATTCCTATTAGTGCGTTCGGGAATCAGCTCTCTCACcaatggtttccatattttacctcataGGTTAACGGAGAGCctcttttaaattatatatcttTATTAACTCCATAAACCAGAGTTCctctaaatttaatttaaaaaaatgaccattag
It encodes the following:
- the cart3 gene encoding cocaine- and amphetamine-regulated transcript protein-like, with protein sequence MSCTGSCTVQRSGRLSGAHLCALLLLLLSCSPSQAQFNEPESDEELSPRALRDFYPKDPNLTNEKQLLGALQEVLEKLQAKRLPMWEKKFGQVPTCDIGEQCAVRKGARIGKMCDCPRGAFCNFFLLKCL